The Vitis riparia cultivar Riparia Gloire de Montpellier isolate 1030 chromosome 3, EGFV_Vit.rip_1.0, whole genome shotgun sequence genome includes a region encoding these proteins:
- the LOC117910762 gene encoding B-box zinc finger protein 20-like: MKIQCSFCSKEEASVFCTADEAPLCDICDRQVHHANKLAGKHKRYSLLRPSDKDFPYCDLCQDKRAFLFCKEDRAILCRECDVSIHKANEHTRKHYRFLLTGVKLSASASEYPISASSSSPSTIDSETKPSKSSTKRPTSVSADIFCNTAIGAEIKPSKTSTKRPTSVSDGISNPTVKTAPAAPSYKRDHDNQSISEYLMETLPGWRVDDFLDPSSGFSEFPDHGVGTHLSSFPYEDFAVWVPQDTPQFNHLPLYIPQTGVGNGLKASEEANTVKVSRKRIDDGFTVPEISTLPLKKSRNLW; the protein is encoded by the exons ATGAAGATTCAGTGTAGTTTTTGTAGTAAAGAAGAGGCCTCTGTTTTCTGTACTGCAGACGAAGCACCCCTGTGTGATATCTGCGACCGTCAGGTCCACCATGCTAACAAGCTCGCCGGAAAGCACAAGCGCTACTCCCTCCTCCGCCCTTCCGACAAGGACTTCCCTTACTGTGACCTTTGCCAA gataagcGTGCCTTTCTTTTCTGTAAAGAAGATAGAGCAATTCTCTGTAGAGAATGCGATGTTTCAATTCACAAGGCCAATGAGCACACCCGGAAACACTACAGGTTCCTTCTCACAGGTGTGAAGCTTTCCGCTTCTGCTTCTGAGTACCCAATCTCAGCGTCATCTTCATCGCCCTCCACCATTGATTCCGAGACCAAACCCTCtaaatcatcaacaaaaagACCCACTTCAGTTTCTGCCGATATCTTCTGCAACACCGCCATTGGTGCTGAGATCAAACCCTCTAAAACATCTACAAAAAGACCCACTTCAGTTTCCGACGGTATTTCCAACCCAACTGTGAAAACAGCCCCAGCAGCACCTTCTTACAAGAGGGATCATGACAATCAAAGTATTTCTGAGTACTTGATGGAGACGCTACCAGGATGGCGGGTGGACGATTTTCTTGATCCTTCTTCTGGTTTCAGTGAG TTTCCGGATCATGGCGTTGGAACCCATCTGAGCTCGTTTCCATATGAGGATTTCGCCGTCTGGGTACCTCAAGATACACCTCAGTTCAATCATCTTCCTCTCTACATTCCTCAGACAGGTGTGGGAAATGGGCTCAAGGCCTCTGAGGAAGCGAACACGGTGAAAGTTAGCCGGAAAAGGATTGACGATGGGTTTACAGTTCCTGAAATCAGCACTCTACCTCTCAAGAAATCAAGAAATCTTTGGTAG